The Clostridium aceticum genomic interval TAAAACAACTAACAACCATGAACCATAAATAAAGGGGTGAGAGCTATTGAAAAGATTCAAGTCGTTTGGCAAAAATAAAGAAGTACTGGCGCTTGATATTGGGAGTCATAGTGTAAAGGCTGTTGTGGGCAAATATGAAAAAAACAAAATAATTATTTATAATGCCTTTACTATACCGATACCATTTGAGTGCTATGATGATGGAAAAATTATCAATATGTTGGAATTAAAAGAAGCTTTAAAAAAAGCATTAGAAGAAAACCAGATAAAAACCAAAGAAACGATTTGTACTATTGAAAGTACCTTTGTTATTACAAGAGAACTCTTGCTGCCGGTGGTTCAAGAGGAAGAGTTAAAGGAAATGGTTCACTATGAGGTGGAACAGTATTTACCCATTGAGCTAGACAAGTATGTTATACAACATAAAATTATTGAAGAGCTTACGGAGGAAAATGTAAATAAGTATAGAATACTAGTGGCCGCTCTTCCTATAGAAATAGCATGGGATCATTTTGAATTACTAGAGTTTTTAGATTTATCTCCTGTAGCCTTAGACCTTCACTCTAATGCCATCTGTAAGCTTTTGGATGCCGATATCATGATCAACAATACAGAAACTATTGAAAATAAAACTATTGCTTTAATTGATTTAGGACATAGTCATATCAATGTAATGATTATTGAAAATGGTGTTTATAAATTCAATAGGCTAATGGATTTAGGTTCAGGTAGTATGGATATGATTATTGCAAACTACTTAAATATTGATTTAGATGAAGTCCAAAAGCAGAAAGCCGCAATAAAGAATATAAGCGCTGGTATGGAAGAAGCGGCTGTTTCAAATGAACCAGTACCTTTAGAAAAGTCTATTGCTACGGATACTGTGTTGGATGTGGTAAAAAGCAGCTTAGATAATTGGGTTGATGAAATCAATAGGGTATTTAAATATTATACCAGCAGAAGTGCAGGTAATAGGATTAATAGCATTTTTATTTATGGAGGCAACACTGGCTTTAAGGGATTAGACCAGTATATGACGAAGGTCTTTGGTATTACCACTGTTAAGGTGAAGGAAATAAGTAGTATAGAAGTTTTAGATCAATCAACTGCAGATGCTTTGTCAATGTATCTTAATGCAATAGCTTCTTTAATTAGAAAGTGAAAGGAGGGAGTCTAAGGGATATGAGGGACTTAAATTTTTTTGAACCATATATACAACAGCCAGAAAAAACCAGTAGTAAGCGTCTAATGGGTTTAGTTGTTTTAGTTGTTGTAGCTTTTATAATTGTTTTTTATCCTGTAAAGATGCTTTATGAAGTGAAGGCACTGCAGGATAAAGTTCTTTCCTTTAATGCAGTAATAGAGTCCCCAGAAACCATCAGTAAGCTAAAGGTGATAGAACAGAAGGAACTTCAACTGATGGAATTAAAGGGAAAAGAAGTGCTTTTTAATAGTTTGGAAACTAAGATTAATAGTCAAACAATGACCAACGACTTACTAATTCAATGGATTTTGCAAGAGGTACCTAATGATGTGTATTTCGACGAATTGAATATTACTGAAAATACAGTTCAGGTACAGGGTAGAGCTAGCCATAAGTTCCCAATTGCTCAAATTGAGCACAACTTACGTCATTCAACTTATTTTGATGAAGTATTTATTCCTTCTATTGCATATAAAGATGGTCATTATAGTTTTTCCATTACATTTAAGGCAAAGGATGTGACTGCTGATGATGTTGAATAGACGAGAAAAAGTTTTAATAGGTTTGTTGCTGGGTGCTGTTATTTTGGGGGCGTATTATAGGTTTTTAATAATGCCTCTTCATACTGCTTTGGATCAGGTGAAGCTAGAGAAGGAAGAAACAGAGGTTGAATACTTGGTGGTACAGCATAAACTTGATTCTCAAGCACAATTAAGTAATCAGATAAATGATTTAAATAATGAAATTGCTAGGCTTGCTGAAGGTTATTTTGGAAGTATTGAACAAGAAGATGTTATTTTATTGTTTAGTGACTTTGTTTTGGAAAAAAACATGAAGGTCTCCTCTTTGTCCTTTTCTAAATCCACACTGGAGGATTTGAACAGTGTAGAAGAAGATCAAGAAAACCCTGGTGAAGAGCAGATAAAGACAGAGGTCCTTTCAGTACAGATGGGTTTCGAGGGGGATTATAGGGGATTAATTGATTTTCTAAAAACCGTAAGAGAGTATGATAAAAAAATTATTGTAAAGAACTTAAAAGTTAACAACAGACAGCAGGGACCATTGTCTGGAAGTCTTTCATTGGATTTTTATAGTGTTCCTGAGGTGAATAATTATTTCCCTAAAGAAAACAGTATTTTACATTATACCAGCTTTTCAGAGTCTGACTATGAAAAGATATGGAGTCCTCTAAAGGTTCTTGATCTTTTTAATGGGGGAGGGCACGTGCCTTGGATAGCAGGAGGCAGTGCACCCAAGAATTTAAACACCTATAACTTAGGTAATAAGAGTTTAGCCAATGAAGGTTTAAGCAGCAAAGAATTGGATGCCTTAGATGTCAATGAAAGTCTTAGAACAAGGACACTTCTTTATAATTTTGAAGGCAACAATTCCTTTTTTGCAGGTGTTCCACGGGATATTGTTGGTAATGCTTCTTTATTTACAACTTCCTTACAGGGAAATTACTCTACAAAAGTACAATATGATTTCATACGAGATAGAGATTACAATGCTGCTAACTTAATTCTTGAAAAAGAGTCCATCACGATTGCAAGACAGCCGGAAATCTTAGCAATATCTGTTTATGCCTATGAGACCAACTATCATAATATAGGCTTTATATTGGTTGATGTATCAGGTGGGGAATTTAATGTGCCTTTAGCATATGGGGTTGATTGGGGAGGATGGCGTACGATAGAAAGAACTTTACCTGCAGGAATCGTTTATCCAGCAAAAATTCAAAGGATTTATATAGAGCAGGGCGAGACTTTAGATCATTTGAAGGGAAGCTTTTTGTTTGATAAATTAGAAGTTCTTTATGCTAGTACTTCTGACTATCCAAAGTAGTTTTTAAGAAAATAGGGCTTGTAGGTTATTTCCTACTTAAGTCCTATTTTTTTCACGATAATACAAATATTTCCAATTTAAGAAGGGTATAGAAAAAATGTGACGAATATTTAAATTATTGTAATATTTAGATAAAAACCGTTTTCATGGAGGTGGGTAAGGAAAAATGCTTAGAAATCAAAGGGGTTTTACTTTGATAGAGTTGGTCATTACCCTCTTTCTTTTAGGAATTTTAGTTTCAGTGACTTTTCCTACCTATAATGGTGTATACGATAGATTTCTTTTGCAAAATACTGCTAATGAAATAAAGAGTGCCCTTTATTTGGCGCAGCAATATAGTTTAGATGAGTCAAGGGATTATTGCTTCGAACTATTTCAAGATATTTTTAGAGTAAGGGAGCAAAAATTTGGAGGGAGGGTTGTTTATAGACAGAAAATAGATGAAACCATTAAGGTGTTGCCAGGTTATAGCAGTGATGCCACTTATAATTGTCATGGGACAAGCAGCTATAGCAAATTTGTACTAGGAAATAAAAAGGGAGAAAAGATTTATATAGAAACTATGTTAGGAACCGGTAGAGCGAGGGTATCGAAGATTTATTAAGGAGGAGAAAAGTGGGGTAAAAAGTAAGAAGGGGTTTACCTTGATAGAGGTCTTAGTGGCTATTACCTTAGCAGGAATAATGATTACCAGTATATTTTCTATACTTATGAGTATTAACAGAATGCATCAAAGAAGTGTAGCACATTACGAAATCAGTAAAATAGCACAAAGTGTAATGGAAGAACTAAATTTTGCTGAAGTTTTGGAGGATAAAGATTTTGATGAGGAGAACTATGCTATAGAAATAACTAAAGAAAAAATAGATGCTATAAAAAAGGGTTATAGAATTAGATTGAAACTGCAACATGTCTCCTTGAGTACTGAGTATCTATTATATGGTTACGTTAAGGATAGGGATGTCATAGCTAGAGAAATTTATTATGAAATACCTATAGAGCCTTGGGAATTGTTAGATTAAAAAGAGGGAGATAAACTTGAAAATTTTTTGTAGTAATCAAGGGATTACTTTGCTAGAGACGATATTGGCAATGACTTTATTTGCTATGATTATGATGGGCTTAATCATAATTTTAATGCAGAATATTAATTATTGCAGAGAATATCAAGAAATACTAGCCACCAAGCAAAACATACGTTTGACTTTAAACTATATTGAAAAGCGTATCAGAGAATGTAATCATCAGGAAATCATTTATCATGCTGAAACTCAAACGATAGAAGGGAAAAATAACTTAAAAGAAGAGGTTTGGATTGATTTAAGCGGCAATATAAGATATGACAAAAATACTCTCCTCTATTTTAATAGGGCTAGAGGGGAATTGAGAGTCAATAAAAATAAAGAGCATAATGTTTTAGCTATAGGAATTGGAGATATTATTGCTAGAGAGATTATAGAAGGAAGCCTAATAGAAATAGAAGTTATTGGAGCGGATATGGATTATTCAGTAAAAACAAAGCTAAGATTACGTTATTAGTATGGAGTAGATGGCATGAAAAAACATTTAGAAAATTCAAAAGGGTCCATTATTGCTTTTTGTTTTATAATGGGTACAATTGTAATTATGCTGGCTATATCAACATTAACGATTTATACCAATGATTTTATTGCTGTGATATCTAATGGTGATGCCGTAAAAGCATACTATTTAGCAGAGATAGCAGTAGAAGAAACATTATGGGAGATCATGAAGACTACTGAGACGTTAATTTTTCTATATTTTTCGGACTTAAAAGAACATAAAGTGAACTATCTAAAAGACAAAGGAAAAGAAACTTATCAGGAATATCATCCTTTGATTTTTAATAACTATTTACAAAGTCACTTAATCAATAAATTAACAACTTATAAGAAGCAAAACAATCATCCTTTCTTAGATTATGGACATTCCCACAGATATGAAGTTGATTTAAAATATGATGTATTACAAAAGATAGTTATAATAGAAGGTACAGGTATATATAACAATGCCAGAAAAAAGGTGAAGTTAGAGTTAGTACTGCCCTATCAAATACAGGAGGGGATAGATGCTTATGACCTGCCCAGTACCAAAATATATCCATTAAAAATCAGTGGATATCATCAAATTGTTTTGTAAGTTTTGTAAAATATAAAAAAGCTTGTGTCTTACTATAATAATGGAATTTGTAAGGAGGAATAATTGATGGAAGTTAAAAATTATATGGAAGTTGTAGTAAACCAATTGTTACCTGGTATTTTAAAACGTTATAAAGATATATGTGGCTGTGATAGGTGTATAGCAGATATAAAAGCTATCACATTGAATCTTCTACCACCAAAGTATGTGGCAACTGAATCAGGAGAACTCTACCAAAAAGTCAATGCGTTATCAGTACAGTTTGAAGCAGATGTAACCAATGCTGTTATTCAGGCTATAAATAAAGTGAAGAATAACCCTAGACACTAGTGGGGATAGAAAAGGTTAGCATGGTTAAAATAAATCAAAAAACTATTCAAATAGAAAAAAATGTGGTATGATAATATAGAATTTTACATAAAGGAAGTGTTTAGAAACTTTGGAAAAATATTTAGTAATTCATGGACCAAATTTAAACCTTCTTGGAACAAGAGAGCCAGAGGTTTATGGTACAGTGACTCTACAACAGGTGAATGAAAGATTATTAGCGGAGGCTGAAAAAAACGGTGTAGAATTGGACATAATTCAAAGTAATGATGAAGGAGAAATCATTAATTTATTACATAAGCACAGGAGTCTACAGGGTGTGATTATTAACCCAGCCGCCTATACTCATTACAGTGTTGCTATTCATGATGCCATAAAATCCATCAGTGTCCCTGTAGTAGAAGTACATCTAAGCAATATCCATAGCAGGGAGGAGTTTAGGAAAAAGTCTGTTACAGCAGCAGCCTGTATTGGTCAAATCAGCGGCTTCGGATATCATAGTTATATATTAGGACTCTATGCACTTATTCATCATAACCAATTATAGCTTAGTGTAGGAGGCTTTATCTTAATGAATGAAAGAATCAATAAGTTAAGAGAAGTATTGAATGAAAAAAAACTAGAGGCCGTACTTGTTTTTAAACCAGAAAACAGAAGATATTTTTCTAATTTCACAGGTACCACAGGCTTTGTGCTTATTACCAATACAGAGGCAAAGTTTATTACGGATTTCAGATATGTTGAACAAGCAAAAAATCAGTGCAAGGGCTATGAAATCGTAGAAGTCAGCAGATTAGAACCTCTAACGACGATTATTGAAAAAATGAATCTAAAGACGATAGGGATTGAAGAGGAGTTTTTTACTTATGGGCATGCTGTAGACTTTTTATTAAAGTTAAAGGATGTTAAGTTAGAGGCTTTAGAGGGGGCTTTAACCAAGATCAGGGCTGTTAAGTCTCAGGAGGAAATAAGCTGTATCGCTAAAGCTGCTTCATTGGCGGATGAAGCTTTTCATCATGTCTTACCCCTCATAAGACCAGGAGTAGTAGAAACAGAAATAGCATTGGAGTTAGAGTTTTTTATGAGAAAGAATGGTGCTATTGGTGCTAGTTTTGATTTTATTGTGGCTTCAGGAGTAAGATCCTCATTGCCTCACGGGGTTGCATCAGAAAAAGTTATTGAAGCAGGAGACTTTGTTACATTAGATTATGGATGTATCTATAAAGGTTATTGTTCTGATATGACTAGAACTGTTGTTGTTGGAAAAGCTAATGATAAGCAAAAAGAAATATATGCTACTGTGCTTGAAGCTCAAGAAACTGCTCTTAAGGCAGTAAGACCAGGTTTTACAGGTAAGGAATTAGACAGCATAGCCAGAAAAGTCATTGGAGATAAAGGTTACGGTGAGTATTTCGGGCATGGATTAGGACATGGTGTAGGCTTAGAAATCCATGAGTTGCCTCATGTAAATATGATAGGAAATCTTTCGATGACATCAGGTATGGTGATTACGATAGAACCTGGTATTTACATACCTGATTTTGGTGGGGTTAGAATTGAAGATTTGGTAGTAGTAACAGATGATGGCTATGAAGTTCTATCGAAAACTCCAAAAGAGTTGATTGAAATTCAAATATAATATTTAAAGATCAATGGAGGGATTTTATGATTTCAGCAGGAGATTTTAGAAAAGGCGTTACATTCGAAATGAATGGAGAGCCATTTGTAGTTTTGGATTTTCAACATGTTAAGCCTGGAAAAGGGGCAGCTTTTGTCCGAACCAAGTATAAGAACTTAAAAACAGGAGCTACTAGAGAAGAAGCTTTTAACCCTTCTGATAAATTTCCACGTGCTCATATTGAAACAAAGGAAATGCAATATCTTTATAATGACGGTGAGTTGTATTATTTTATGGACAATGAAACCTTTGAGCAAGCACCTTTAACCTTTGAGGAAGTGGAGGATGCTATAAAGTTCTTAAAGGAAAATGAAAATGCCACTATGAAGTTCTATCAAGGGAGACCTTTCCAAGTAGATCCACCAAACTTTGTTGAGTTACAAGTAACAGAAGCAGATCCTGGAGTAAAAGGAGATACAGCTTCTAATGTTACTAAGTCTGCTACCTTAGAAACTGGAGCGGTAATTCAAGTTCCTTTATTTGTAAACGAAGGAGATAAGGTCCGTGTAGATACTAGGACAGGAGAGTATATGTCAAGAGTATAAATGCACAATTTTTGGTAAACAATATAAGGTAGTTGTATTTGTACTATCTTAATCAAAGGAGGAAGAACTATGAATCACTTATTTGAAAAGGTTGCTTATTTGAAAGGCTTAGCTGAAGGATTAAATATTGAAGAGTCTTCTAAAGATGGCAAAATTATACTAGGCATTATAGATGCTTTAGACGATTTTGCAGAAGCTATTGTTATGATGAATGAAGATCAAGAAGATTTAACCGAATATGTTGAGGCTTTAGACGAAGATTTAGCAGAAGTGGAAGAAGAATTATTTGAAGAAGATGACGAGGATGATGAAGATGAAGATATCGACTTCATGGAAATTGAATGTCCAAACTGCGATGAAGAAATCTATGTAGACGAAGACTTATTCTATGATGAAGATCCAGAGGTAGTATGTCCTCGTTGCAGCGAAGTAATAAAAATCGATGTAGAAAATGAATGTGATCATGGGGGATGTAATCATCACCATCATGAGTAAGAAGTGTGTAACTCTTGAAAAACCAACAAACTTATTGTTGGTTTTTCTTTTTTTTTGGAATTAAGAATAATTTGGCTGTAACGTAAATATCTATTATATATAAGGAGGGACATGTTGTGATAATGAATAGTCAAAACACTAATTTTATTGAAAAAAATACAGTCCTCCACTTAGAAAAGTTTTTATGTCCTGAAGTTAGGGAACTGGTAAGTAAGATTCCAAAGGATATAAAAAGTACAATGGAGGAAATAAGGCTAAGGATTCATCAACCTTTAATGATTTACGCCAATAATCAAGATTACTTTGTAAGTAAAGAGGGAGAATTATTATTGGAAGAAAAAAATGGCTATAGAATTTCTAAAAGAAATATTGAAAACACCCTGCAATTTATCACTAATTATTCTATTTAT includes:
- a CDS encoding PilN domain-containing protein; its protein translation is MRDLNFFEPYIQQPEKTSSKRLMGLVVLVVVAFIIVFYPVKMLYEVKALQDKVLSFNAVIESPETISKLKVIEQKELQLMELKGKEVLFNSLETKINSQTMTNDLLIQWILQEVPNDVYFDELNITENTVQVQGRASHKFPIAQIEHNLRHSTYFDEVFIPSIAYKDGHYSFSITFKAKDVTADDVE
- a CDS encoding M24 family metallopeptidase, translating into MNERINKLREVLNEKKLEAVLVFKPENRRYFSNFTGTTGFVLITNTEAKFITDFRYVEQAKNQCKGYEIVEVSRLEPLTTIIEKMNLKTIGIEEEFFTYGHAVDFLLKLKDVKLEALEGALTKIRAVKSQEEISCIAKAASLADEAFHHVLPLIRPGVVETEIALELEFFMRKNGAIGASFDFIVASGVRSSLPHGVASEKVIEAGDFVTLDYGCIYKGYCSDMTRTVVVGKANDKQKEIYATVLEAQETALKAVRPGFTGKELDSIARKVIGDKGYGEYFGHGLGHGVGLEIHELPHVNMIGNLSMTSGMVITIEPGIYIPDFGGVRIEDLVVVTDDGYEVLSKTPKELIEIQI
- a CDS encoding type II secretion system protein; translation: MLRNQRGFTLIELVITLFLLGILVSVTFPTYNGVYDRFLLQNTANEIKSALYLAQQYSLDESRDYCFELFQDIFRVREQKFGGRVVYRQKIDETIKVLPGYSSDATYNCHGTSSYSKFVLGNKKGEKIYIETMLGTGRARVSKIY
- a CDS encoding CD1247 N-terminal domain-containing protein, with translation MNHLFEKVAYLKGLAEGLNIEESSKDGKIILGIIDALDDFAEAIVMMNEDQEDLTEYVEALDEDLAEVEEELFEEDDEDDEDEDIDFMEIECPNCDEEIYVDEDLFYDEDPEVVCPRCSEVIKIDVENECDHGGCNHHHHE
- the pilM gene encoding type IV pilus assembly protein PilM — its product is MKRFKSFGKNKEVLALDIGSHSVKAVVGKYEKNKIIIYNAFTIPIPFECYDDGKIINMLELKEALKKALEENQIKTKETICTIESTFVITRELLLPVVQEEELKEMVHYEVEQYLPIELDKYVIQHKIIEELTEENVNKYRILVAALPIEIAWDHFELLEFLDLSPVALDLHSNAICKLLDADIMINNTETIENKTIALIDLGHSHINVMIIENGVYKFNRLMDLGSGSMDMIIANYLNIDLDEVQKQKAAIKNISAGMEEAAVSNEPVPLEKSIATDTVLDVVKSSLDNWVDEINRVFKYYTSRSAGNRINSIFIYGGNTGFKGLDQYMTKVFGITTVKVKEISSIEVLDQSTADALSMYLNAIASLIRK
- the efp gene encoding elongation factor P encodes the protein MISAGDFRKGVTFEMNGEPFVVLDFQHVKPGKGAAFVRTKYKNLKTGATREEAFNPSDKFPRAHIETKEMQYLYNDGELYYFMDNETFEQAPLTFEEVEDAIKFLKENENATMKFYQGRPFQVDPPNFVELQVTEADPGVKGDTASNVTKSATLETGAVIQVPLFVNEGDKVRVDTRTGEYMSRV
- the aroQ gene encoding type II 3-dehydroquinate dehydratase — encoded protein: MEKYLVIHGPNLNLLGTREPEVYGTVTLQQVNERLLAEAEKNGVELDIIQSNDEGEIINLLHKHRSLQGVIINPAAYTHYSVAIHDAIKSISVPVVEVHLSNIHSREEFRKKSVTAAACIGQISGFGYHSYILGLYALIHHNQL
- a CDS encoding PilW family protein, with protein sequence MKIFCSNQGITLLETILAMTLFAMIMMGLIIILMQNINYCREYQEILATKQNIRLTLNYIEKRIRECNHQEIIYHAETQTIEGKNNLKEEVWIDLSGNIRYDKNTLLYFNRARGELRVNKNKEHNVLAIGIGDIIAREIIEGSLIEIEVIGADMDYSVKTKLRLRY
- a CDS encoding late competence development ComFB family protein, which codes for MEVKNYMEVVVNQLLPGILKRYKDICGCDRCIADIKAITLNLLPPKYVATESGELYQKVNALSVQFEADVTNAVIQAINKVKNNPRH
- a CDS encoding PulJ/GspJ family protein — encoded protein: MKEEKSGVKSKKGFTLIEVLVAITLAGIMITSIFSILMSINRMHQRSVAHYEISKIAQSVMEELNFAEVLEDKDFDEENYAIEITKEKIDAIKKGYRIRLKLQHVSLSTEYLLYGYVKDRDVIAREIYYEIPIEPWELLD